Proteins found in one Sulfurimonas sp. genomic segment:
- a CDS encoding pyrimidine dimer DNA glycosylase/endonuclease V — protein sequence MRLWSISPSYLDSKGLVALWREGLLAQNVLHEKTKGYKNHPQLIRFKNTKFPQVNIADYLHSVVDEADTRGYNFNRDKILNCAGQCSRIEVTDGQIEYEFNHLLNKLKIRDPKRYEELKSIKDIKLHPMFLRTEGDVEEWEVIN from the coding sequence ATGAGACTTTGGTCAATATCTCCATCTTATTTAGATTCAAAAGGTTTAGTAGCATTATGGAGAGAAGGATTACTTGCTCAAAATGTACTGCATGAAAAAACAAAAGGGTATAAAAACCATCCACAGCTAATACGTTTTAAAAACACAAAATTTCCTCAAGTAAATATAGCCGATTATCTTCACTCTGTTGTGGATGAAGCAGATACAAGAGGCTACAACTTCAATAGAGACAAAATACTAAACTGTGCCGGACAATGTTCCCGTATAGAGGTAACTGACGGACAGATAGAATACGAATTTAACCATCTGCTTAACAAATTAAAAATCCGCGATCCAAAAAGATATGAAGAATTAAAATCTATTAAAGATATAAAATTACATCCTATGTTTTTAAGAACAGAAGGCGATGTTGAGGAATGGGAAGTCATAAACTAA
- a CDS encoding putative bifunctional diguanylate cyclase/phosphodiesterase, with product MSKNTSFTKITAKIIFFTLVVTIAISYSYAEYMKKKAISEVAHIDAKKTSSLVFESLYSAMQRGWTKEDLKEIINRLNRVDENMRINVYRSPLVAELYGEIENDKQIRENNMDVKKAMSGIETLDISEESNIKYFYPVSAKNACLKCHTNANVGDTLGVINVSYPIKELKVSLNYMVNFFILFMTIFSLVVFLAIFIELEKYIIKPIKNFSSVIKNITTSHDMRQRINIDEEIEEIDSIKDVFNSMLDSIEYQFYNDPLTGLKNRRRIIELLDKEQPAILMIINIDSFQEINDLYGDDSGDTLLIEFSNYLKEIIPDNDSLYRLHSDEFAYVCESHIDINEFTHFVDELIEKILHKTFIINSTNEINISATIGISHGTHMLLPNADTAMLLAKKEKKNYLIYDDSMAMSKIYEKNFLWSKRLKKAIDEDKIVPLFQPIIDCKTQKIVKYESLVRIKNDDGTYIPPIHFLELAKKNKIYHKLTKIMLDKTIDIFKDSNKQVSINLSVEDILNEETNSYIMKKLQESNISNNIVFEIIESEGIENFDEVFKFINDVKRFGTKISIDDFGTGYSNFEYLMKLKVDYIKIDGSMVKNIDVDKNSITITQTIIEFAKKMNIETVAEFVCSKDVYDKVSELGVDYVQGYYFGKPKEEIEA from the coding sequence TTGAGTAAAAACACTAGTTTTACAAAGATAACTGCTAAGATAATTTTTTTTACATTAGTTGTCACTATAGCAATTTCATATTCATATGCGGAGTATATGAAAAAGAAAGCTATTTCGGAGGTAGCACATATAGATGCTAAGAAGACAAGTAGCCTTGTCTTTGAATCACTCTATTCTGCTATGCAAAGAGGATGGACAAAAGAAGATCTAAAAGAAATTATAAACAGGCTTAATAGAGTTGATGAAAACATGAGAATCAACGTCTATAGAAGCCCTTTGGTTGCTGAGCTTTACGGTGAAATAGAAAATGACAAACAGATAAGAGAAAATAATATGGATGTAAAAAAAGCTATGTCCGGAATAGAAACCTTAGATATAAGCGAAGAATCAAATATAAAATATTTTTACCCTGTAAGTGCCAAAAATGCTTGTCTAAAATGCCATACAAATGCAAATGTCGGTGATACTCTTGGTGTTATAAATGTCTCATATCCTATAAAAGAGTTAAAAGTATCCCTAAACTATATGGTAAACTTTTTTATCCTTTTTATGACAATATTTTCATTAGTCGTATTTTTAGCTATATTTATAGAGCTTGAAAAATATATAATTAAACCTATTAAAAACTTTTCAAGTGTTATAAAAAATATAACAACTTCTCATGATATGAGACAAAGAATAAACATAGATGAAGAAATAGAGGAAATAGACTCTATAAAAGATGTGTTTAATTCTATGTTAGACTCTATAGAATATCAGTTTTATAACGATCCATTAACAGGTTTAAAAAACAGAAGAAGAATTATTGAACTTCTCGATAAAGAACAACCTGCTATTTTAATGATTATAAATATAGATTCATTTCAAGAAATAAATGATCTTTATGGTGATGACTCAGGAGACACACTTTTAATAGAATTTTCAAATTATCTAAAAGAAATTATCCCAGATAATGATTCACTTTACCGTCTACATTCTGATGAGTTTGCATATGTATGTGAAAGTCATATAGATATAAATGAGTTTACACATTTTGTAGATGAGCTAATTGAAAAAATATTACATAAAACTTTTATCATTAACTCTACAAATGAGATAAATATTAGTGCAACAATAGGTATATCTCATGGTACGCACATGCTACTTCCAAATGCAGATACAGCAATGCTACTTGCCAAAAAAGAGAAAAAGAACTATCTGATTTACGATGATTCTATGGCTATGTCTAAAATATACGAGAAAAACTTTTTATGGTCTAAGCGCCTGAAAAAAGCGATAGATGAAGACAAAATAGTACCTCTTTTTCAGCCAATAATAGATTGTAAGACACAAAAAATTGTTAAGTATGAATCTCTTGTAAGAATTAAAAATGACGATGGAACGTATATACCGCCTATACACTTTTTAGAGCTCGCTAAAAAGAATAAAATCTATCACAAACTTACAAAAATTATGCTAGATAAAACGATCGATATTTTTAAAGACTCAAACAAACAGGTATCAATAAACTTATCTGTTGAAGATATACTTAACGAAGAAACAAACAGTTATATCATGAAAAAACTACAAGAATCTAACATTAGTAATAATATAGTGTTTGAGATCATAGAATCTGAAGGTATTGAGAACTTTGATGAAGTATTTAAATTTATAAATGATGTAAAAAGATTTGGTACTAAAATTTCTATAGATGACTTTGGTACTGGTTACTCTAACTTTGAATACCTTATGAAATTGAAAGTTGACTATATAAAGATAGACGGTTCTATGGTTAAAAATATAGATGTAGATAAAAACTCTATAACTATTACTCAGACAATTATAGAATTTGCTAAAAAAATGAATATAGAAACAGTGGCAGAGTTTGTATGTTCAAAAGATGTTTACGACAAGGTCTCAGAACTTGGTGTCGATTACGTGCAGGGTTACTACTTTGGTAAACCTAAAGAGGAAATTGAAGCTTAG
- a CDS encoding FAD-dependent oxidoreductase, which produces MSKTNNYEVIIVGAGITGTALAYTLARYTDIKSIAIIEKYEGISTLNSNGTSNSQTIHAGDIETNYTLEKAAITKRTSKMVERYCLNNQLQNEVIFSHQKMALGVGEKEVEFLLHRFEEFNKLFPYLEVWDKEKLKELEPRVVYDEDGNERPEHIVGVGTQGQWTTVDFKKLSVDFVERAKTQEGVTVDLYLNTEVKDIERSKKRGYVVKTETGNFYADFVATDAGAHSLFLAHRMGFGHNLGCLPVAGSFYMTQKKLLNGKVYMIQNPKLPFAALHGDPDILADGNTRFGPTALVLPKLERYKPGTYMDFWKTLRFDMNIVKALWKLLKESDIRNYLLTNFLYEVPLLNKYLFLRAAKKVVPGLKLDEFEYADGFGGVRPQVLNKDEQKLMLGEASIYTGEGLIFNMTPSPGATSCLGNAERDAKYIAKYLGKEFNQEHFNDELTEGEYCVLPEPLRAQKAVVNLIRAEIERTHEKYNKDIIAGKPEDEFWNAPSSKLK; this is translated from the coding sequence ATGTCAAAAACAAACAACTATGAAGTAATTATTGTTGGTGCCGGTATTACCGGTACAGCACTAGCTTATACGCTTGCAAGATATACAGATATAAAATCTATAGCAATTATTGAAAAATATGAAGGTATATCTACACTAAATTCTAATGGAACCAGTAATTCACAAACTATCCACGCTGGGGATATAGAAACAAACTACACTCTTGAAAAAGCGGCTATTACCAAACGTACTTCTAAAATGGTTGAGAGATATTGTTTAAATAACCAACTTCAAAATGAAGTGATATTTTCTCACCAAAAAATGGCACTTGGTGTAGGTGAAAAAGAGGTAGAATTTTTACTTCACAGATTTGAAGAGTTTAATAAATTATTTCCTTATCTTGAGGTATGGGACAAAGAAAAACTAAAAGAGTTAGAGCCTCGTGTAGTATATGATGAAGATGGCAATGAAAGGCCTGAGCATATAGTTGGTGTAGGTACACAAGGTCAATGGACTACAGTTGACTTTAAAAAACTCTCTGTTGATTTTGTAGAGCGTGCAAAAACTCAAGAAGGCGTAACGGTTGATCTATACCTTAACACAGAAGTTAAAGATATTGAGCGTTCTAAAAAACGCGGATATGTTGTAAAAACTGAAACAGGTAACTTTTATGCAGACTTCGTTGCTACAGATGCAGGTGCACATTCACTTTTCCTAGCACACCGTATGGGCTTTGGTCATAATCTTGGATGTCTTCCTGTTGCAGGTAGTTTTTACATGACACAGAAAAAACTACTAAACGGTAAAGTTTATATGATCCAAAATCCAAAACTTCCTTTTGCAGCACTTCACGGTGATCCAGATATTTTAGCTGATGGAAACACACGTTTTGGTCCTACTGCACTTGTTTTACCAAAGTTAGAGCGTTATAAACCTGGAACTTATATGGATTTTTGGAAAACTCTGAGATTTGATATGAACATTGTTAAAGCCCTTTGGAAACTTTTAAAAGAGAGTGATATACGTAACTACCTACTTACTAATTTCCTCTACGAAGTGCCTTTATTAAACAAGTACCTGTTTTTACGCGCAGCTAAAAAAGTAGTACCTGGACTTAAACTAGATGAGTTTGAATATGCAGACGGTTTTGGTGGTGTTCGCCCACAAGTTCTGAACAAAGATGAGCAAAAACTTATGCTTGGAGAAGCTTCGATCTACACAGGAGAGGGTCTTATTTTCAATATGACTCCATCACCTGGTGCTACATCATGTTTGGGTAACGCTGAACGTGATGCAAAATACATTGCAAAATATCTAGGAAAAGAGTTTAATCAAGAGCACTTTAACGATGAGTTAACTGAGGGTGAATACTGTGTATTACCTGAGCCTCTTCGTGCTCAAAAAGCTGTTGTAAACCTTATCCGTGCCGAGATTGAACGTACACATGAGAAATATAACAAAGATATTATCGCAGGTAAACCAGAAGATGAATTCTGGAATGCACCTAGTTCAAAGTTAAAATAG
- a CDS encoding GNAT family N-acetyltransferase: protein MQIRELDLKELPEAYEVLSQLRSDLKYKEFEDLVYDMRHKEYKMIGVFEGIELVTYAGVFIQTNLYHKRHLFVDDLVTYDSFRSRGYGDAMIEYLINYAKVAMCENIVLSSGLQRVDAHKFYEKMGFEKKSYMFVKSL from the coding sequence ATGCAAATAAGAGAATTAGATTTAAAAGAGCTACCAGAAGCTTATGAGGTTTTATCTCAGTTAAGAAGTGATCTGAAATATAAAGAATTTGAAGATTTAGTATATGATATGCGTCATAAAGAGTATAAAATGATTGGAGTTTTTGAAGGTATAGAACTTGTGACGTATGCAGGTGTTTTTATACAAACAAACCTTTATCACAAACGTCATCTTTTTGTAGACGATCTTGTAACATATGATTCATTCCGTTCACGCGGTTACGGCGATGCAATGATAGAGTACTTGATTAACTATGCAAAAGTTGCGATGTGTGAAAATATAGTTTTATCTTCTGGTCTGCAAAGGGTAGATGCACACAAGTTTTATGAGAAAATGGGGTTTGAAAAAAAATCTTATATGTTCGTAAAGAGTTTATAA
- a CDS encoding J domain-containing protein, producing the protein MDEEYIIFNLTLGVRDFVTIGEIDEHNTNAWLEEPYDMVGPFSLDELYTNGQISFAACIVMSRERWKKERIFLQQEAFRKQQRAQQEHFENIRRYNRKKAQNDDIEHRELLCLPANGELKVSQIKAAYRKIIKKVHPDVGGSHEKFIQITEARDTLLEKWD; encoded by the coding sequence ATGGATGAAGAGTATATAATTTTCAACCTTACTCTTGGTGTTCGTGATTTTGTCACGATCGGAGAGATTGACGAGCATAACACTAATGCCTGGTTGGAAGAGCCTTATGACATGGTTGGACCGTTTAGTTTGGATGAACTTTATACAAACGGTCAGATCAGCTTCGCAGCTTGTATTGTCATGTCTAGAGAAAGATGGAAAAAGGAACGTATATTCTTACAACAAGAGGCTTTTAGAAAACAACAAAGAGCTCAACAGGAGCACTTTGAAAATATACGCCGCTACAACAGAAAAAAAGCTCAAAATGATGATATAGAACATCGCGAACTATTATGTTTACCTGCAAATGGAGAACTTAAAGTTTCTCAAATCAAAGCAGCGTATAGAAAAATAATTAAAAAAGTCCATCCTGATGTAGGTGGAAGTCATGAAAAATTTATTCAGATTACTGAGGCGCGTGATACTTTACTTGAAAAATGGGATTAG
- a CDS encoding diguanylate cyclase domain-containing protein, whose product MNRYNHNSTSFKKLLRSPYYLIAIMAAIIIFTTTISVYKLYKIGCQQQKIRLNEVVHSQASMINTIFKHQMHDHEKPLEFLTKEVLDNLIHAHKEFMGFGKSGEFTLAKLENDKIHFLLRHRHNEVDRMNSIPFKNSKLAEPMRRALSGQTGSFIGLDYRGVKVLAAYTPIESLNWGIVAKIDLDEIKEPYKIEAIYATLGGLLLMIIGGSLIIKITRPLAEEIEHGRNYNRLLFNKSQIGLALADLDGRLLDINPAFSKLVGYTQDELSELRYWDLTPIKYKKEEEKQLYSLKEYGSYGPYEKEYIHKDGHLFNVRLSGSLLHINGEDLIWSSVEDITKLKKNEQILKEASLVFENTHEGILITDSDVKIRRINGRFTEITGFTLEDVKGKNPSFLKSGAHTKEFYNKMWTELNEKGFWYGELNNRRKGGEYFTTLQSITAITDEYNNINGYVSVFSDITDRKNYENNLSYLATHDSLTSLANRIHFNDNFEQSISMAKRHNYKLAVLYMDLNKFKDINDTYGHETGDHLLKEVAKRFKSAVREEDTVARLGGDEFAIILNDIQNKEDIIAIAKAIIQKTSEPLSIKNHNMIPSTSIGISIYPDHAKDEESLLKYADQAMYKAKQKGPDNYEIYSE is encoded by the coding sequence GTGAATAGATATAACCATAATTCTACATCCTTTAAAAAACTACTTAGATCCCCTTACTACCTTATTGCCATAATGGCAGCAATAATTATTTTCACAACAACTATATCTGTGTATAAACTTTATAAAATAGGTTGTCAACAACAAAAGATACGTTTAAATGAAGTTGTACACAGTCAGGCTAGCATGATCAATACAATTTTCAAACATCAAATGCACGATCATGAAAAGCCATTAGAATTTTTAACAAAAGAGGTTTTAGACAATTTAATACATGCTCATAAAGAATTTATGGGATTTGGAAAAAGCGGTGAATTTACACTTGCAAAACTTGAAAATGATAAAATCCATTTTTTACTTCGACACCGTCATAATGAAGTTGACAGAATGAACTCTATCCCTTTTAAAAACTCAAAACTGGCCGAACCTATGCGTAGAGCTTTAAGTGGTCAAACAGGTTCGTTTATAGGGCTGGATTACAGGGGTGTAAAAGTTCTTGCAGCATATACACCGATTGAATCACTTAACTGGGGTATAGTTGCAAAAATAGATCTTGATGAGATCAAAGAACCATATAAAATAGAGGCTATATATGCTACTTTAGGCGGATTACTTTTAATGATTATAGGGGGTAGTCTAATTATAAAAATTACACGACCTCTCGCAGAAGAAATTGAGCACGGCAGAAACTATAACCGCTTACTTTTTAACAAATCTCAAATTGGTTTAGCATTAGCAGATTTAGATGGAAGGCTATTAGATATAAATCCTGCTTTTTCAAAATTAGTAGGATATACACAAGATGAACTTTCAGAACTTCGATATTGGGATCTGACACCTATAAAATATAAAAAAGAAGAGGAAAAACAACTTTATAGCTTGAAAGAATACGGTTCATACGGTCCATACGAAAAAGAATACATACATAAAGATGGTCACTTGTTTAACGTAAGGCTTTCAGGTTCACTTTTACATATTAACGGTGAAGATCTTATTTGGTCAAGTGTAGAAGATATAACCAAACTCAAGAAAAATGAACAAATACTAAAAGAGGCATCACTCGTATTTGAGAATACTCATGAAGGTATTCTTATAACTGATTCAGATGTTAAGATTAGAAGAATAAATGGAAGATTTACAGAAATTACAGGCTTCACACTTGAAGATGTTAAAGGTAAAAACCCTAGCTTTTTAAAATCAGGTGCACATACAAAAGAGTTTTATAACAAAATGTGGACAGAACTAAATGAAAAAGGATTTTGGTACGGTGAATTAAACAACAGACGCAAAGGCGGAGAGTATTTTACCACTCTTCAAAGTATAACTGCCATTACTGATGAGTACAATAATATAAACGGTTATGTATCTGTATTTTCCGATATTACCGATAGAAAAAATTATGAGAACAACCTGTCATATCTTGCTACACATGACAGCCTTACATCTTTGGCAAATCGTATACACTTTAACGATAACTTTGAACAATCCATAAGTATGGCAAAAAGGCATAACTACAAGTTAGCAGTTTTATATATGGATCTTAATAAGTTCAAAGACATAAATGATACATATGGCCATGAAACAGGTGATCATCTCTTAAAAGAGGTAGCGAAACGTTTTAAAAGTGCAGTCAGGGAAGAAGATACCGTTGCAAGACTTGGCGGAGATGAATTTGCAATCATTTTAAATGATATACAAAATAAAGAGGATATTATTGCAATAGCCAAAGCAATTATCCAAAAAACTAGTGAGCCGCTTAGTATTAAAAACCATAACATGATCCCATCTACAAGTATTGGTATAAGTATCTATCCAGATCATGCAAAAGATGAAGAATCACTTCTAAAATATGCCGATCAAGCTATGTATAAAGCAAAACAAAAAGGTCCTGATAATTACGAGATATATTCGGAGTAA
- a CDS encoding ABC-F family ATP-binding cassette domain-containing protein: MVTVQNLTKRFGNRVLFQEINLKLDRHKRYGLIGANGAGKTTFLKILSGQETEYEGEVIIPKANKVGVLGQNQFAFEDYTIMDAVLYGNKRLYDAVKEKEDLYANGDFEDDAVNNRLAELEVISVEEDPTYEYEVNIGKILENVGIPASDHYNLMSSLDSADKFKVLLAQVLFPKPDVLFLDEPTNNLDIQTISWLEDELQRHEGTMVVISHDRHFLNAVVTNILDVDYQKIREFTGNYDDWYIAANVIAKQQELDNAKKEKEKEQLEAFVRRFSANASKAKQATSRQKQLDKLQIDDIKPSSRRDPSIVFKANRVMGDEALEIHNISHSYGDNQVLNNITLKFEPDEKVALIGGNGVGKTTLLKIIMEEMKPVSGEVKWGATIEPGYFPQDTADIIEGEGTLYDWLRAFDPKRDIAEIRNCLGRMLFNGEQQEKSVVSISGGEKHRMMLSKLMLEGGNFLVLDEPSNHLDLEAIVALGEALHEFKGNVICVSHDRELLDAYATRVIEIQEDGTVIDFKGTYEEFAEAKAEGKL; the protein is encoded by the coding sequence ATGGTAACAGTTCAAAATCTAACAAAACGTTTTGGAAACAGAGTTTTGTTTCAAGAGATAAACCTAAAACTTGACCGTCATAAGCGTTACGGTCTTATCGGTGCTAATGGTGCCGGAAAAACTACATTTTTAAAAATCTTAAGTGGACAAGAGACTGAGTATGAGGGTGAAGTGATCATCCCTAAAGCTAACAAAGTCGGTGTACTTGGGCAAAACCAGTTTGCATTTGAAGACTACACTATTATGGATGCAGTACTTTATGGTAACAAAAGACTTTACGATGCAGTAAAAGAGAAAGAAGATCTTTATGCAAACGGTGACTTTGAAGATGATGCTGTAAACAACCGTTTAGCAGAACTTGAAGTTATCTCAGTTGAAGAAGATCCAACTTATGAGTACGAAGTAAACATCGGTAAAATTTTAGAGAACGTTGGTATCCCTGCAAGTGATCACTACAACCTTATGAGTTCTCTGGATTCAGCTGATAAATTCAAGGTATTACTTGCACAAGTACTTTTCCCAAAACCAGATGTACTTTTCCTGGATGAGCCTACGAATAACCTTGATATCCAAACTATCTCTTGGCTAGAGGATGAACTGCAACGCCATGAAGGTACTATGGTTGTTATCTCTCACGATAGACACTTTTTAAATGCAGTTGTTACAAATATCTTAGATGTTGATTACCAAAAAATCCGTGAATTCACTGGTAACTACGATGACTGGTATATCGCTGCAAACGTAATTGCAAAACAACAAGAACTTGACAATGCTAAAAAAGAGAAAGAAAAAGAGCAACTTGAAGCTTTCGTTCGCAGATTCAGCGCTAATGCATCTAAAGCTAAACAAGCAACTTCAAGACAAAAACAACTTGATAAACTTCAAATTGATGACATCAAACCATCATCTCGCCGTGACCCTTCAATAGTTTTCAAAGCTAATCGTGTAATGGGTGATGAAGCTTTAGAGATCCACAATATCTCTCACTCTTACGGGGACAACCAAGTATTAAACAACATCACTTTAAAATTTGAGCCTGATGAAAAAGTTGCACTAATCGGTGGAAACGGTGTTGGTAAAACAACTCTTTTAAAAATAATTATGGAAGAGATGAAACCTGTTTCAGGTGAAGTTAAATGGGGTGCTACAATTGAGCCTGGTTACTTCCCTCAAGATACAGCTGACATCATAGAGGGTGAAGGTACACTTTATGACTGGTTACGCGCGTTTGATCCTAAGCGTGATATTGCTGAGATCCGTAACTGTCTTGGTCGTATGCTTTTCAACGGTGAACAGCAGGAAAAATCTGTAGTTAGTATCTCTGGTGGGGAAAAACACCGTATGATGCTTTCAAAACTAATGCTAGAGGGTGGAAACTTCTTAGTTCTGGATGAGCCTTCTAACCACCTTGACCTTGAGGCTATCGTTGCACTTGGTGAAGCTCTACACGAGTTCAAAGGTAATGTTATCTGTGTATCTCATGACCGTGAGTTACTAGATGCTTATGCTACTCGTGTTATTGAGATTCAAGAAGACGGTACTGTGATCGACTTCAAAGGTACATACGAAGAGTTTGCAGAAGCTAAGGCTGAGGGTAAACTATAA
- a CDS encoding DUF5718 family protein, which translates to MAKYKNYIGLGIAGNFALHLDQAGEAEDFKDIITADEAAPKGMFPFYLPKPVEAAKNILNTYPLDAEYIKLPAEDVNVQAEPEVGLVCELEYTGDKLSSIKPTHFGAYNDCSIRVKGASKISDKKNWGESSKGLSNTLFEIDKFEEGGVMDKFSIASFLRRDNQVHPYGEDVELNGYSYFYSKLTDWMVNQIDTQEDFGPLENLISYISECEHPTKAIISIGATRYTEYGETTFLKSNDEVIIVVYNNEQLSKIDVLEAVANNTFDDSKMSVLKQKVL; encoded by the coding sequence ATGGCAAAATACAAAAACTATATCGGCTTAGGTATTGCAGGAAACTTTGCACTGCACTTAGATCAAGCTGGTGAAGCAGAAGATTTTAAAGATATTATTACAGCAGATGAAGCAGCTCCTAAGGGGATGTTTCCTTTTTACCTGCCAAAACCGGTAGAAGCTGCAAAAAATATATTAAACACTTACCCGCTAGATGCGGAGTATATAAAACTACCTGCAGAAGATGTAAATGTTCAAGCAGAACCTGAAGTTGGACTTGTATGTGAACTTGAGTATACAGGCGATAAACTCTCTAGCATTAAACCAACTCACTTTGGAGCATATAACGATTGCTCTATTCGTGTTAAAGGTGCTTCAAAAATCAGCGATAAAAAGAACTGGGGTGAATCTTCTAAAGGTTTATCAAACACTCTTTTTGAGATAGACAAATTTGAAGAGGGTGGAGTTATGGACAAGTTCTCTATAGCTTCTTTTTTACGTCGTGATAATCAAGTTCATCCTTACGGTGAAGATGTTGAGCTAAATGGCTACAGCTACTTCTATTCTAAACTTACAGACTGGATGGTAAACCAGATAGATACGCAAGAAGACTTTGGACCATTAGAGAACCTGATCTCTTATATTTCAGAATGTGAACACCCAACTAAAGCAATAATCTCAATCGGTGCTACACGTTATACTGAGTATGGGGAAACTACATTTTTAAAATCAAATGACGAAGTGATTATAGTAGTTTACAACAACGAACAGTTATCAAAGATAGATGTTTTAGAAGCTGTAGCTAACAACACCTTTGATGATTCAAAAATGAGTGTTTTAAAACAAAAAGTTCTTTAA
- a CDS encoding DsrE family protein encodes MKTIILTLLFLAVSAMGAEHKVVFSLTTSKENVLQEQLIKQVALLNKHYLEQGDSLKVAVVIYGGAYNFFLKSSNPTLKNQLQNLHEKYNVAFDMCGMGMKKRGITNSMIYNFVNPAFNKNVALIKWQNKGYAYIEIE; translated from the coding sequence ATGAAAACAATCATTTTAACATTATTATTTTTAGCCGTATCCGCTATGGGTGCTGAACATAAAGTCGTTTTTTCTTTAACTACTTCAAAAGAAAATGTTTTACAAGAACAACTAATAAAACAAGTAGCATTATTAAATAAGCACTATTTAGAGCAAGGTGATTCTCTAAAAGTAGCTGTTGTAATTTACGGTGGTGCTTACAACTTTTTCCTAAAATCTTCAAATCCTACACTAAAAAATCAACTACAAAACTTGCATGAAAAATATAACGTAGCTTTTGATATGTGCGGCATGGGTATGAAAAAAAGAGGTATTACAAATTCAATGATCTACAACTTCGTAAACCCGGCTTTTAATAAAAACGTAGCTCTAATAAAGTGGCAAAACAAAGGATATGCATATATCGAAATAGAATAA
- a CDS encoding translation initiation factor — translation MSRGKKLDLFIGAEFDDGWSEVETPRKSKVANDILEPSKHQLFFSKEKRRGKVVTLVGEFFISKEDATNTLKTLKKKLGCGGSFKDGFMEFQGDIKEKVRPLLIDSGYKFKPKH, via the coding sequence ATGTCTCGTGGGAAAAAACTAGATCTTTTTATCGGTGCTGAGTTTGATGATGGCTGGTCAGAAGTAGAAACTCCTAGAAAATCAAAAGTGGCTAACGATATACTAGAGCCCTCTAAGCACCAATTATTTTTCTCCAAAGAGAAACGCCGCGGAAAAGTGGTAACTCTTGTGGGTGAGTTTTTTATCTCAAAAGAAGATGCGACAAACACGCTTAAAACTCTTAAAAAGAAACTTGGCTGCGGTGGAAGTTTTAAAGATGGTTTTATGGAGTTTCAGGGAGATATAAAAGAGAAAGTTCGTCCCCTTTTAATCGATTCAGGCTACAAGTTCAAACCTAAACATTAA